From a region of the Corallococcus macrosporus genome:
- the gltX gene encoding glutamate--tRNA ligase, producing the protein MAPSKPRVRFAPSPTGYLHIGGARTALFNYLYAKRYGGTFVLRMEDTDQERSTPESVQAITDGLKWLGLDWDEGPGKEDPKYGPYFQTQRLDTYRKHADQLIAEGKAFRCYCTREEITQRREAVEKEKGQGSYKYEGTCHDLKAPPPGKTLQDAVIRFRMPAGEGTVSFDDKVLGTITKAYSDLDDWVMMRADGIPLYNYGCVIDDHLMEIDLVARGQEHVNSTFPQLMLYQALGWTPPAFAHLPLILGPDREKLSKRKHPEADVMLHKRTGIMPEALLNFVIRLGWSHGNDEVISREQMVEWFDFDGVGSTSGVWNPEKLQWLNQQWFKLLPPAVVAERLVPFLEARGFQAKGDSRLEPLVLALRERSRTLDEMANTATIYFKSGVTLDEKAAAKHLSGDSLNLLRQAREKLAALPAWTVEPLDGVVKTVSEAAQVGMGKVAQPIRVAITGNTTSPGIGETLLLVGREEALKRIDAALARGT; encoded by the coding sequence ATGGCTCCGTCAAAACCCCGCGTCCGCTTTGCTCCGTCACCTACTGGATACCTCCACATTGGAGGCGCCCGGACGGCGCTCTTCAACTACCTCTACGCGAAGCGCTACGGCGGCACCTTCGTGCTGCGCATGGAAGATACGGACCAGGAGCGCTCCACGCCGGAGTCCGTCCAGGCCATCACCGACGGGCTGAAGTGGCTGGGCCTGGACTGGGACGAGGGCCCCGGCAAGGAGGACCCGAAGTACGGCCCCTATTTCCAGACGCAGCGGTTGGACACGTACCGCAAGCACGCGGACCAGCTCATCGCGGAGGGCAAGGCCTTCCGGTGCTACTGCACCCGCGAGGAGATCACCCAGCGCCGCGAGGCCGTGGAGAAGGAGAAGGGTCAGGGCTCCTACAAGTACGAGGGCACCTGCCACGACCTGAAGGCGCCGCCCCCGGGCAAGACGCTGCAGGACGCCGTCATCCGCTTCCGCATGCCCGCCGGTGAAGGCACCGTGTCGTTCGACGACAAGGTGCTGGGCACCATCACCAAGGCGTACTCGGACCTGGATGACTGGGTGATGATGCGCGCGGACGGCATCCCCCTCTACAACTACGGCTGCGTCATCGACGACCACCTGATGGAGATCGACCTGGTGGCGCGCGGCCAGGAGCACGTCAACTCCACGTTCCCGCAGCTGATGCTCTACCAGGCGCTGGGGTGGACGCCGCCGGCCTTCGCGCACCTGCCGCTCATCCTGGGGCCGGACCGGGAGAAGCTCTCCAAGCGCAAGCACCCGGAAGCGGACGTGATGCTGCACAAGCGCACGGGCATCATGCCGGAGGCGCTGCTCAACTTCGTCATCCGCCTGGGCTGGAGCCACGGCAACGACGAGGTCATCTCCCGCGAGCAGATGGTGGAGTGGTTCGACTTCGACGGCGTGGGCAGCACGTCCGGCGTGTGGAACCCGGAGAAGCTCCAGTGGCTCAACCAGCAGTGGTTCAAGCTGCTGCCCCCGGCCGTGGTCGCGGAGCGGCTGGTCCCCTTCCTGGAGGCCCGCGGCTTCCAGGCGAAGGGCGATTCCCGCCTGGAGCCGCTGGTGCTCGCGCTGCGCGAGCGCTCGCGCACCCTGGACGAGATGGCCAACACCGCGACCATCTACTTCAAGAGCGGCGTCACCCTGGATGAGAAGGCCGCCGCCAAGCACCTGAGCGGGGACTCGCTCAACCTGCTGCGCCAGGCCCGGGAGAAGCTGGCCGCCCTGCCCGCGTGGACGGTGGAGCCGCTGGACGGCGTGGTGAAGACGGTGAGCGAGGCCGCCCAGGTGGGCATGGGCAAGGTGGCCCAGCCCATCCGCGTGGCCATCACCGGCAACACCACCAGCCCCGGCATCGGGGAGACGCTGCTGCTCGTGGGGCGCGAGGAAGCCCTCAAGCGCATCGACGCGGCGCTCGCTCGCGGCACGTGA
- a CDS encoding myxosortase-dependent metalloprotease, MXAN_2677/MXAN_2678 family: MGTLASWVVLAAVMGQSSAPYVRSRVSPGDDTTQCLYWTQSKVNWQQSTVGNPKATNHTEFDAITRSFQSWQDIFSGCGNLSLVEGPRVDSRTVGYSRSGNNINLILFRGRACRDVVDSSNACFTEDTCANTYDCWDDSDGTIAITLTTYDERTGVVYDSDISFNAARFNFTTGNGGPCGIVATPDCVDTDVQNTATHEVGHFVGLDHTLATGSTMNPSAPPGETSKRNIDSGSRNFVCVAYPKGSASQPCFPVPGGTGNGDGDGDGDGDGDGDGCTAATGGLAVLPLLAAASLLARRRRGAR; encoded by the coding sequence ATGGGCACGCTCGCGTCGTGGGTGGTGCTGGCGGCGGTGATGGGACAGAGCTCCGCGCCGTACGTGCGCAGCCGGGTGTCCCCCGGGGATGACACCACGCAGTGCCTGTACTGGACGCAGTCCAAGGTCAACTGGCAGCAGAGCACCGTGGGCAACCCGAAGGCGACGAATCACACGGAGTTCGACGCCATCACCCGCTCGTTCCAGAGCTGGCAGGACATCTTCAGCGGCTGCGGCAACCTGTCGCTGGTGGAGGGCCCGCGCGTGGACTCGCGGACGGTGGGCTACAGCCGCTCCGGCAACAACATCAACCTCATCCTCTTCCGGGGCCGCGCCTGTCGCGACGTCGTGGACTCGAGCAACGCCTGCTTCACCGAGGACACGTGCGCGAACACGTACGACTGCTGGGATGACAGCGACGGCACCATCGCCATCACCCTCACCACGTACGACGAGCGCACGGGCGTCGTCTACGACTCGGACATCTCCTTCAACGCCGCGCGCTTCAACTTCACCACCGGCAACGGCGGGCCGTGCGGCATCGTGGCGACGCCGGACTGCGTGGACACGGACGTGCAGAACACGGCCACCCACGAGGTGGGCCACTTCGTCGGCCTGGACCACACGCTGGCGACGGGCTCCACGATGAACCCCAGCGCGCCGCCGGGTGAGACGTCCAAGCGCAACATCGACTCCGGTTCGCGCAACTTCGTGTGCGTCGCGTACCCCAAGGGCAGCGCCAGCCAGCCCTGCTTCCCGGTGCCGGGCGGGACCGGCAATGGGGACGGGGATGGCGACGGCGATGGAGACGGCGACGGGGATGGCTGCACCGCGGCGACGGGCGGGCTGGCCGTGTTGCCGCTGCTGGCCGCCGCCTCGCTGCTCGCGCGCCGCCGGCGGGGTGCGCGGTGA